GCCTTATACTTGGTCTTTGAAACATTCATGTCAATGTTATAGTAAAGTTTACATTAGCAAACTTTTTTCTCTTTGAAGAATTTAATGCTGTAAAACCATAGTGGTTCTGTAGTTCAGTAGTTGAGTCACCAATACAGAAAATTTTCTGAGTATAAGACTTGGTGTGATTGATGTCCATTTGGACTCTAAATGCTACATTTGAGCCTCAAGAGTACATTGTTCTCTCCTATGTTTACTCTTTTTTGCGGATTTTTTGTATGTAATGATGATGAGTTGTAAGATAAGGGAGATAAATGATTTAGCTCTTGTCATTTTGTcataattctttcttctttagggGTTTCCATTATTATGCTCCATTTTCGGGCATGCTTTCAGTACCATTAATCTTGCTTTATTAAATTGGGTTGACACAATGGTAGAACCTTGATTCTTTGTTGTATTGAATTACAActatgattattatttttttggggtTCTTTTTGCAACATGGCAATGGATACCGTGGGAACAATTAAACAGCAAAATACAACTATTAAATTGTTGCTTGGGAAATGTTGTGATTATTTTATCTTGTACATTGAGTTGGTGCATATTTGTTCACTATAAATTGGAGTGAAACTTATTTTATGTGGATTTTAAGACCCatattaattgtaaaaaaatatgtatcaaCTTAGCGTATGAGACACAAATAAGTATAAACATTACatattctcttttctctttttttctttttttgacaTCTTGCTTGcttaaaatacaaaatgaaaGTGAAAATGTCCCCCAACACCAAGTTGATTGACTGGTAGCCAAACCCAATTTCTTTTCAGTGTCTTATATTAgaaatgatttaaaataaaaggaatgGTAAGATGGAAACAATAACAAGTCCAAATAGAGAAGATGtggactaaaattaaaatcccTTTCAATATAGTAACTAATGTTCTTTACACACAAAAAACCTTATAGACAAGAAAAATAATACACAGAAGAATTTTCCCTCTGTTGGTACATGACAAAGCAATGCTACAGTACTTATATCAACAAAAATCAATGTGACCCAAACATGACAAGACCACAAAAACTTACAGTAAGGTATTAAAAAAGACCCTTAATAATACATATTTCCActagaaaaaaagaatatttcCTTTTTTGTTCCCCACTAGTATTGATATGGACAGACTCAGACTATTCTCCAATGCTTATAAAGCAAACAACTATCTCCTATGCTTCAATTATTAGGGTAGCTGTTTGGCAACATTGCAGCACACCTCACACAATGCTCCAAATGCATCAACTATGGAAACTTTCCAGTATTGCACAGTATTAACAAAGACTGATAGCAGTATATATAATGTCAGCAACCATTTATACTACACTGcagcaagaaacaagaatgtcAGATCAGATCAATGCATCTTATAAAAGAAATTGGTTGGAAAACAGTAACTGAGCAATAATTAGATGAGAAGATATTAGAGAATATAATTTCTAAAGCATTTCTGAAGTATAATGTGTACTTTCAGAGAATAAAAAATGCACATTGTAACCTTTGATGAAAAACAAAGGGCATCATCTTAAAGTAAACCCTGCACCTTAGAGGAGGCACTCATTTTGAAATCTTGTGTAGCAGAAGTGATTGCTTAAAGTAAGAATAATATACATGATAAATAGTCATTACCCGCACCTAGTTTTATGTTCTTTCCAATGCCTTGTGTCCAGAATTATTCATGTAGAAAAAAACAGATGAATACTGAGCCACACCAAACGGCTGATCAAAGAGAGGATCACTTCCTATGTTGCAAGGCGCGGGGACGTGGCTTTGCTCTCATGATCGTCTCATCACTATGTCGTATCAATTCGGAAAGTCTCCATGGCTTCTGCCACTTCCACTTAAATTGTAATAGCCACTGATGATGGCTTCTTTTCCACCTCCATAGCTTGCCAGATGCTTGTCCTGCCATTGCCAATTTTTTCATTGGCAACTGCCCGATTGGTACCATCTGCATCGAAAGAAAATCTCACATACTTGgtcttataaaaatatatttgctAGTTTCACATGAATGCAGAACAAATTACCCTTTTACTCTCATCTATAAAAGCTGCTGATTGCCTCACTTGGCCATTAACAATGCCTGGTGTATATTTTCGCTGTTTCTGAGCTTGCACGGAATCTGGAGACAATGGTCCCGTGTCTTCATCAGCATTATGCTTCAATGAATTTGGAGAGTTTCCCTGTTATATCAAGTGATGAAATTAACAACTAAAATTACAGTGATGACAGTAGTATTATGGCCTGTGCCTTAAACGGTTTGAATTATTTGCTTCAAGTTTGGTTTACTTGCTATGCTAGTACGAACAGTTtatgtttgaaaaagaaaaccattgaGATGTATGAtaagtattttgtatttttgacaCATTATGCCCAAGAAACCGAGGTGGTATGCCATCGTTAATTTCTTCTAAATATAATGAGTTAATTTTTGCTGAAAGCTTTACagttatgtattttattttcaaaatcttcgtTGATTTTTCCTTGAATAATAGGCAGACAAGATCTTACAGAAGGTGGTGCTTCCAATGTTGTTGCAACGGCATGCTCCCTCACCTTTAGCTCCTTCTCAACTTCCTTCCTCTTGATCTCACTTTGCCGTAATAGACCAACAAGTTCTTTGATTTGATCTTTCATTTCCTTGATCTCAATGTCCTTCTCCCATAGTTGGCACCTGCAATCATCGTCTCGTAcgttaaatttaaataatagtaCAAGCGAGCCAACATAAGCCACtcaacaaaatacaaatgctATATACTCATTTAACGTGATTTGAGATTCAAATTATTGCAATCAATTATCATATTAATGTCAAGCCATTTGTTAAAGGAAACTTTTAAAACCTAAAAGGCACCTTCCCTCTCTGTATGTGGATATTGCATTGAAAATAATGATAGAATTATCAAGATATAGAAGCCAGACTTATACGTGTAAAGGACACCAAATCATGTCAATGGCCTTCTGTAGTTCTATTTCAATGAGTTCATTTCATCCTTTATAGAAAAGTAGAAAATATGATCCATTATTGTTCTAAAATTTACAAGAATTACCAAACTTCCTGGTTCCTGTAAGtgagtgtttttttttgttgaattggGTCAGATTTGCAAATTTGAAATAGATCAAGAGAAAGATAGAAAGTGATTAAGGATTAAAAAGTGCACCTAGCATCCGCAACAGAATTAAACATATATTGAAGCAGATTCTTGGCTTCTCCCATTGAGCGTAACTGGTTCCAGCGTCCACGACTAGTGAAAGCCCGTTCTCGTTCTTCTGCCTCAGAAAGTTGAGAAGCCATTGCCACAAGTGAATTAGAGGATATGCTCAGCATGCTCTCGAGTGAAGCTATTCTGGCCATTCTTGCATTTGGTGGCATGGACAACACTCTGAGAAATATGGCAAGTGTTAAAAAGACACTGAGCAGAGAGAGCTATCCTTTTAGATTCCATGTGTTTATTATTTGAAAGAGAGAATATTTTCAAGATGTAAAGAGGTAAAAAactaacaaatataattattatatttatttaaaaacaaGGAATACCTAGCAAATCCATTCTTCCCTCTTGGAGGACTGAGACCTTTTGCAGCAAACTCATTTACTTGCTTCAGCAAGGATAACTCTTCTGCAAGGGCAGCTCGCCTGAGGATTAGATCCAAATTAAGAATCAGAAAAAGAATCAATGACAACAATACAAATCAATTAGTACGAAAAGTAATTAGGGAACATAAGTTACATACACTTCGCTTTGCTTCTCATACTCAAAACGAACTTCATGCTCTTTTACCATGACTTCTAGCTCGTGATCAAGCCACCGTTGTAAGGACTTCTCATTACTCTGTAAATGATGAAAACATACTTATTTAAGATTTAAGCTAGCATGGATGGTAAGCAAATCCAAGAGAGTGAGAAAGTATGCTACCTGCCCATTCGTTCCATTTCCATTCATTGTAACTGGAAGATGAAAGAGAATAAgaatattaataaaatgaaagagaggATCCATCTACTTAAACTCCCATGTTATTCACTAAAAGACAGTTTCCTATACTTAAgccattttaaaagaaaatcctTTTTCAACTGATCTATTAAAGTTAAGCCTGATTGTATCATGCCTCAAACCAGATGACATGCCAGTTAATAAATACGAGCATCGTCTGTCTCAGTAGCCTACAAAGTTAACGTTATTGTTCGCCACAACAAATCATACCTGAAGTATCTCGGCTGGAAGATTTGCGAGCTTCCAACAATTCCTTTAATCGCTTGGTTGCCATTGCAGCTTCTTCAGTCTTTCTTTGCAGAACCTAAGGAAACATTTAGTTATTAGATTTAGTAACTTATTATGATAAGTATCAGTCAAGAATCAAGATAACCACAAATATCATCAAGAAAATAGGTGTTTCTATAACCAtcttatttattcaatttatattGGTCAAAGAAGAatttattctattctaagaATTATGCATATTGCATAGCAAAATGAAAAGCAGATGGGAGCACAACATGTTGAATATCACAGCATAAAAAGTGTTCTATTTGTGTATATTTGACATATTTTGGAGGAAGTCATAGTTTACTTTTACACACACGTCAATGTCAATCACCCAAGAATACCTAGAAATTTGGATAATGAAGGTATAACATGTATTCAATCTTGATTAATATTTTGCACATAGCCATACGCCTAAACCCTGGTGCTTCAATTTACAATGCACCGTTGCTTTAATTAACAGAATTAACTACATGCAACAAAAATGTATATATGACTTGCCCAGATTATTTACCACTAAATTGAAACATATCATCATATAGATTTCATTCTTTAAGAAGTATTTTTCCTATATTTTTAAGTACAGGTGTTGCATATAAAAGGTGAAACAGTAAATGCACATAAAGCCACCATCACCACCACAAAATCTTCAATCTTAATATATTTATCTCTAGTGTAAACTAAAAAGTCcaagttaaaaattatataaaaactatCATCTAACAACTAGGAACCCTCACCAGTTTTTGGCGCTGATTTAATGCTTGCAGCTTGTGCCTTTCAAACTCGTTTTTCCTTCCCTCCTTCCTTAACTGTTTCACAAAACATATAACCAATAAAGTCCATAGAGAATAATGCAGTGCAGCCAGGTAAATCATGTTGGAAAGTGTTAGATTGATCATGATCAGCTATCATACTAGCACAAGACACAAGTCCAGCTAAACATGACCATCTCTGTATACTAATTCTACCTATTGAATATGAGTTGTTAGAAAGCTTTGAAGAAGCAGATAGTTTGTACCCTAAATTAAGTATTAACTCGTGCTTATaacaaaatcatgaaaaaatGAGGAAGCTTGACATACTTGCAGAAGTTCTTTCTCTCTAGAAGCTTTCCATTGCCGAAACTGTTCTGATTCTTGTTTCATCCTTTGTTGCAATTGAACCTGCAACATTATTCAGGTTACAGCAGACAAAAGTACATGATCTCAATTATGTATTTGCAAAGTACAGAAATCAACCTTTTGGGCCTTTATAGATTGTATTTCATCTTGCAGTCGCTTTGCTGCTTCGTCacttttttgcttttgtttcAGAAGCTGGACCTGGCTCTCTTGTTTCTTCTTCAAATCCAGGATCTGAATTCATATATTTTGAAAGATTCTACCACTGTCAAATTGTTGTAACCAAAATCATACAACtgtaaaacaaattcaaatgaaaaaCTGGACTCCTCACCTGAGACTCAAGGGCTTTCAGCTTTTGTGCATGGATATCCTCTGATTTATGTGTTTGTCCATCAGAATTAGCAGCAAGATTTTCAACCTCAGCCAAAAGTCGATCCCTCTCTCGCTGCATTTATAAATCAGATGCATACATGAATATGAATTTTCTGCATGAGTAAAATTAACTTTGCACATAACTTCTATCAAACCTGCACAGCTCTCTTTTCATCCTCCAGCTCCATTATCTTCCTTCCAAAGTGTTGCTTGAGAGTTTCAGCATCAGATATCCCAAAAAGCTTCATCTCAGACTGTACAGACATCAATCCCATTAAGTAAGGTAATAAAATAAGCGAGAGAAAGAATATGGTAGTCTCTTCTGTAATTATTCGAtgatgaagttgggaaaagaccAGTCAGCTActgcttttattattttaatttgattttggcAGCTTGTTAATGAAGAAATCCTTGGAATGAAAAATCTAACTATTTGAAATCAGAAGATAAGGGATCAAACCCAAGAAGTGAAGCAGTAGACTATCATTTTCTAAGCTAAAAGCAGAAAACACCATCAAccatcaaaaacaaaatttctGACTGTAGGGTTATCAAATCATAGAACACAAGTTACATAATGGTTCTATTGATTTGAATGCTATCCTCTAATGCATAATATGTCATAGATATGGGTTTAATTATATGTAATTATAACAACCTCTTTCTGCTCCAAGCGTTTATTCAATTCATGTAACTCTCTATCCATACTGTTTTGCAGTAATGTATGCTCCCACTCTTTTGCTACTTCTTCAATTTCCCTTGAATCCCCTGTAAAACTGGCACTGTTAACCAAGGATCATGGCATTCTAATCGAATATTTAATATTAGCCTTATCAAACAACTTACTAAATTCAGGCCAACGACAAGTCTTACCTGTTGTTTCACTCATTGGATAATCAGGAGCTGTGATAGGTAAGGCCCTCTTAAGCCCATCAGTCTTCACGTTGCATGTGCTGTCATCCTGGAAAGGAAATTTAATACTTAAATGCATAGCCTCACAGAATGGCTGTTGTAATGGAAACTAATCCATATAGTGGAATGCAAATACCAAGATATGTCTAGGTATTAAATTGTTAAAAAGTTGTTAAGTCAAACAAGAATATCAACTATGGAATCAGAGGCATACATAAGCATCTTTTTCACAGTGATCTATAACACTAACAGGGCTTCGAGTACGGTATTCATGAAGTTCACGGCAGAGATCCTCATTTGCTGCTTCAAGCCAAGCAATCCTTTCCTTCAGGACCTAAATAAACAGTTATAAAATGATTACATATTAATTACAAAAACATAAACCATATCAACACGTGTACTTTGAGTAAATCAAATTATTTAGTAGTGTCTATGAAAGAGGTCCAGCTACGATGAAGGCTGGGATACTTTCTGTCTAACAAAAAAGGTAACGTTGATTGATGCCCATCTGTTTACCATAAGTCATTTCATTAATGTTATCACTGACCTATTATAGGAAATATATTAAACGTAATGCAGAATTTAACACATTTCCAAAGATTCAAGCTACCAGAAACCAAACTACCTGAACTTCCTCAGAAGAGCCACCAGAGCGAGCACAAAGTTCTGCTTGCAAATACTCTAACTGTTGTCGCATTTTTAGCATCTCACTGGACATGGGATCTCTGTTCACCTAaggaagaataaaaatataaaattaaatgtatGCAATATATATTGAAAACGAAGAATCGAAGAGATATGACATGGAACATAAATTTATGCAGATACTTACAACAGGCTTATTTTGGATATTGCGTGCACGATTTGCATACTTCAAAGTGTTGAGGGTTTCCTCGGCATTAATATCTGCGGGACTTATGCAA
This portion of the Arachis duranensis cultivar V14167 chromosome 6, aradu.V14167.gnm2.J7QH, whole genome shotgun sequence genome encodes:
- the LOC107495761 gene encoding kinesin-like protein KIN-4A isoform X2 — protein: MEAATAAATGEDCCVKVAVHVRPLIADEKLQGCKDCVTVVPGKPQVQIGSHSFTFDHVYGSTGSPSSAMFGECVASLVDGLFQGYNATVLAYGQTGSGKTYTMGTGYKDDYQGGIIPQVMSVLFDKIEILKHQSEFQLHVSFIEILKEEVRDLLDPSFLNKPETANGHAGKVNVPGKPPIQIRETSNGVITLAGSTEVSVTTLKEMAACLEQGSLSRATGSTNMNNQSSRSHAIFTITLEQMRKLNSSSEIGANDTMNEEYLCAKLHLVDLAGSERAKRTGSDGLRFKEGVHINKGLLALGNVISALGDEKKRKEGAHVPYRDSKLTRLLQDSLGGNSRTVMIACISPADINAEETLNTLKYANRARNIQNKPVVNRDPMSSEMLKMRQQLEYLQAELCARSGGSSEEVQVLKERIAWLEAANEDLCRELHEYRTRSPVSVIDHCEKDAYDDSTCNVKTDGLKRALPITAPDYPMSETTGDSREIEEVAKEWEHTLLQNSMDRELHELNKRLEQKESEMKLFGISDAETLKQHFGRKIMELEDEKRAVQRERDRLLAEVENLAANSDGQTHKSEDIHAQKLKALESQILDLKKKQESQVQLLKQKQKSDEAAKRLQDEIQSIKAQKVQLQQRMKQESEQFRQWKASREKELLQLRKEGRKNEFERHKLQALNQRQKLVLQRKTEEAAMATKRLKELLEARKSSSRDTSVTMNGNGTNGQSNEKSLQRWLDHELEVMVKEHEVRFEYEKQSEVRAALAEELSLLKQVNEFAAKGLSPPRGKNGFARVLSMPPNARMARIASLESMLSISSNSLVAMASQLSEAEERERAFTSRGRWNQLRSMGEAKNLLQYMFNSVADARCQLWEKDIEIKEMKDQIKELVGLLRQSEIKRKEVEKELKGNSPNSLKHNADEDTGPLSPDSVQAQKQRKYTPGIVNGQVRQSAAFIDESKRMVPIGQLPMKKLAMAGQASGKLWRWKRSHHQWLLQFKWKWQKPWRLSELIRHSDETIMRAKPRPRALQHRK
- the LOC107495761 gene encoding kinesin-like protein KIN-4A isoform X1, producing MEAATAAATGEDCCVKVAVHVRPLIADEKLQGCKDCVTVVPGKPQVQIGSHSFTFDHVYGSTGSPSSAMFGECVASLVDGLFQGYNATVLAYGQTGSGKTYTMGTGYKDDYQGGIIPQVMSVLFDKIEILKHQSEFQLHVSFIEILKEEVRDLLDPSFLNKPETANGHAGKVNVPGKPPIQIRETSNGVITLAGSTEVSVTTLKEMAACLEQGSLSRATGSTNMNNQSSRSHAIFTITLEQMRKLNSSSEIGANDTMNEEYLCAKLHLVDLAGSERAKRTGSDGLRFKEGVHINKGLLALGNVISALGDEKKRKEGAHVPYRDSKLTRLLQDSLGGNSRTVMIACISPADINAEETLNTLKYANRARNIQNKPVVNRDPMSSEMLKMRQQLEYLQAELCARSGGSSEEVQVLKERIAWLEAANEDLCRELHEYRTRSPVSVIDHCEKDAYDDSTCNVKTDGLKRALPITAPDYPMSETTGDSREIEEVAKEWEHTLLQNSMDRELHELNKRLEQKESEMKLFGISDAETLKQHFGRKIMELEDEKRAVQRERDRLLAEVENLAANSDGQTHKSEDIHAQKLKALESQILDLKKKQESQVQLLKQKQKSDEAAKRLQDEIQSIKAQKVQLQQRMKQESEQFRQWKASREKELLQLRKEGRKNEFERHKLQALNQRQKLVLQRKTEEAAMATKRLKELLEARKSSSRDTSVTMNGNGTNGQSNEKSLQRWLDHELEVMVKEHEVRFEYEKQSEVRAALAEELSLLKQVNEFAAKGLSPPRGKNGFARVLSMPPNARMARIASLESMLSISSNSLVAMASQLSEAEERERAFTSRGRWNQLRSMGEAKNLLQYMFNSVADARCQLWEKDIEIKEMKDQIKELVGLLRQSEIKRKEVEKELKVREHAVATTLEAPPSGNSPNSLKHNADEDTGPLSPDSVQAQKQRKYTPGIVNGQVRQSAAFIDESKRMVPIGQLPMKKLAMAGQASGKLWRWKRSHHQWLLQFKWKWQKPWRLSELIRHSDETIMRAKPRPRALQHRK